The following are encoded together in the Oncorhynchus kisutch isolate 150728-3 linkage group LG8, Okis_V2, whole genome shotgun sequence genome:
- the LOC109895752 gene encoding neurogenic locus notch homolog protein 1 isoform X1 → MHHFFVKLTFLLSLIALTRGLRCSMSTESCLNLGRCEATADGNGECKCRDGYVGNRCQHQDPCTYSSCKNGGSCRMVPRGNSVEFTCFCRPGFTDRLCLTPIDNACLSLPCRNGGTCDLVNLKEYKCRCPPGWSGKQCQQADPCASNPCANGGQCTPFESHYICSCTPFFYGQTCKQDVNECAQNPSPCKNGGVCVNEVGTYRCQCPQEYTGKHCDTRYLPCNPSPCHNGATCVQKGDTTYECSCVPGFSGQNCDTNIDDCPRHECQNGGTCVDGVNTYNCQCKPEFTGQFCTEDVDECQLMPNACQNGGTCHNIYGAYQCVCVNGWTGDDCGENIDDCANAACYQGAVCHDRVASFFCECPHGRTGLLCHLDDACISNPCQKGSNCDTNPVNGKAICTCPLGYFGAACDQDVDECSLGGNPCEHGGKCLNTKGSFQCKCQLGFSGARCEHDVNECLSNPCQNEATCLDQIGGFHCICMPGYEGLFCQINTDECANNPCLNNGKCIDKINTFHCQCPTGFAGNLCQIDIDECASTPCKNGAKCTDGPNKYTCDCTEGYTGQHCETDINECFSAPCHYGTCKDGLASFTCYCRPGYMGRLCETNINECLSQPCRNGGICQDRENSYICTCPKGTTGINCEVNLDDCKSKPCDYGTCLDKINGYECACEPGYSGTMCNINIDECDLNPCHNGGTCIDGINSFTCLCPEGYHDTTCFYQVNECLSNPCIHGHCQDKVNGYNCLCDNGWSGKNCDINNNECESNPCMNGGTCKDMTSGYVCSCRVGFTGPSCQTNINECASNPCLNQGTCIDDVAGYKCNCLLPYTGDNCETLLAPCSTKPCKNAGVCQESEDYENFSCVCPEGWQGQTCEVDINECVKNPCLNGATCENTKGNYRCGCKAGYAGRNCETNIDDCKPNPCSNGGFCRDEVDNFVCTCLPGFRGTKCEEDINECDSNPCKNGANCTDCVNSYTCTCPSGFSGIHCENNTPDCTESSCFNGGTCLDGINTYTCLCPPGFTGSYCQHDINECDSRPCLNGGTCQDSYGTYKCTCPQGYIGLNCQNLVRWCDSSPCKNGGTCWQTGTTYSCECQTGWTGLYCDVPSVSCEVAAKQRGVEVVALCRNSGQCLDAGNTHYCHCQAGYTGSYCEEQVDECTPNPCQNGATCTDFLGGYSCKCMAGYVGTNCSNEINECFSQPCQNGGTCIDLINTYKCSCPRGTQGVHCEINIDDCNPFTDQVTNEPKCFNKGKCVDRVGGYHCICPAGYVGERCEGDVNECLSNPCDPRGTHNCVQLTNNYRCDCRTGYTGEHCDTVFDGCKGKPCRNGGTCAVASNTPHGFICKCPPGYTGSTCEYDAHSCGNLHCRNGGTCVSGHKNPKCLCTSSFTGPECEYPTDNPCNTNLCYNGGTCEYSSEAPYYHCVCPTNFNGLLCHILDYSFLGGFGRDITPPPEVEVSCEIPQCEETKGNKFCDMLCNNHACGWDGGDCSLNFNDPWKNCTSSLQCWRYFNDGKCDEQCNNAGCLYDGFDCQNLEGQCNPLYDQYCKDHYADGHCDQGCNNAECEWDGLDCANNMPEKLAVGRLVIVVHIMPDQLRNNSLGFLRELSRVIHTNVVFQQDAKGQTMIYPYYGSEQELKKHNTKRSVGWTEIPDTVLSSMKNSMYTIANGSSRRRRELDPMQIKGSIVYLEIDNRQCVQQSTECFQSATDVAAFLGALASSGNLNVPYIIEAVHSEVDPQLPSELYPIYVVLAGLALLAFAGVGMVASRKRRREHGQLWLPEGFKTSEPNKKKRREPVGEDSVGLKPLKNSLDISLMDNNQNEWGEEEPSDAKRFRQFEEQAMLDLDDQTDHRQWTQQHLDAADLRIPSIAPTPPQGEIENDCMDVNVRGPDGFTPLMIASCSGGGLETGNSEEEEDASANVINDFIYQGAKLHSQTDRTGETALHLAARYARSDAAKRLLEASADANIQDNMGKTPLHAAVAADAQGVFQILIRNRATDLDARMHDGTTPLILAARLAVEGMVEELINCHADVNAIDDFGKSALHWAAAVNNVEAAIVLLKNGANKDMQNNKEETPLFLAAREGSYETAKVLLEHFGNREITDHMDRLPRDIAQERMHHDIVRLMDEYNLVRSAPVHSHGHGGSMGTTLSPPLCSPNGYLGSMKVQGKKARKPSAKGIGCKDGKDMKNKKKASQDGKGGSVLDSSAVLSPVDSLESPHGYISDVASPPMMTSPFQQSPSMSLNHLQGMSDPHMGVNHMGMPNKQELAHMQFDPLPPRLTHLPVSGSNSTGGMNGQCDWLSRMHASMGQPSQFNPMRVGPVGGQGGLHQGGGQQGMMTSLHNGLPTTSLSQMMSYQGLQNTRLASQPHLLQQAQQQMQQQMQHQQNLQQQLQQQQQSIQLQHQNSNTGTSGHSISQNFISSELSGSELQQGTGNQGSMPIHTILPQETQIMSQNLPSTQYLTPPSQHSYSGPMDNTPNHQLQVPDHPFLTPSPGSPDQWSSSSPHSNMSDWSEGISSPPTSSMQSQIGHISDQFK, encoded by the exons GCTTCTCAGGTCAGAACTGTGACACCAACATTGATGACTGTCCAAGACACGAGTGTCAGAATGGAGGAACCTGTGTGGACGGAGTTAACACCTATAACTGCCAATGCAAACCTGAATTCACAG GCCAGTTCTGTACAGAGGACGTTGATGAGTGCCAACTGATGCCCAACGCGTGCCAGAACGGTGGAACGTGCCACAACATCTACGGTgcctaccagtgtgtgtgtgtcaacgggTGGACGGGCGATGACTGTGGAGAGAATATTGACGACTGCGCCAATGCGGCCTGCTATCAGGGGGCCGTCTGCCACGACCGTGTGGCGTCCTTCTTTTGCGAGTGTCCCCATGGTCGCACAG GTCTGCTGTGTCATCTGGATGACGCCTGTATCAGTAACCCCTGTCAGAAAGGCTCCAACTGTGACACCAACCCCGTCAACGGCAAGGCCATCTGCACCTGTCCCCTGGGCTACTTTGGCGCCGCCTGTGACCAGGATGTTGACGAGTGCTCGCTGG GTGGTAACCCCTGTGAGCACGGAGGGAAGTGCCTGAATACCAAGGGATCGTTCCAGTGTAAGTGTCAGCTCGGCTTCTCTGGGGCTCGCTGTGAACACGACGTCAACGAGTGCCTCTCCAACCCCTGCCAGAACGAAGCCACCTGCCTCGACCAGATAGGAGGCTTCCACTGCATCTGTatgccag GCTACGAGGGACTGTTCTGCCAGATCAATACGGACGAGTGCGCCAACAACCCCTGCCTAAACAATGGGAAGTGTATCGACAAGATCAACACCTTCCACTGCCAGTGCCCCACAG GCTTTGCTGGGAATCTCTGCCAGATAGACATTGACGAGTGCGCCAGCACGCCTTGCAAGAATGGCGCCAAGTGCACGGACGGCCCCAACAAGTACACCTGTGATTGCACTGAAG GTTACACGGGGCAACACTGTGAGACTGACATCAATGAGTGTTTCTCAGCCCCCTGTCACTATGGTACCTGTAAAGACGGCCTGGCCTCCTTCACCTGTTACTGTCGCCCTGGTTACATGGGCCGGTTGTGCGAGACCAACATTAATGAGTGTCTGAGTCAGCCCTGTCGGAACGGAGGCATCTGCCAGGACCGCGAGAACTCTTATATCTGCACCTGCCCCAAGGGCACcacag GTATAAACTGTGAAGTCAACCTGGACGACTGCAAGAGCAAGCCATGTGACTACGGGACATGCCTCGACAAGATCAACGGCTACGAGTGTGCCTGTGAGCCCGGCTACAGTG GGACCATGTGCAACATCAACATTGATGAGTGTGACCTCAACCCGTGTCACAATGGTGGCACCTGCATCGATGGCATCAACAGCTTCACCTGTTTGTGCCCGGAGGGTTACCATGACACCACCTGCTTCTACCAGGTCAACGAGTGCCTTAGCAACCCCTGTATCCATGGCCACTGTCAAGACAAGGTCAACGG TTACAACTGTCTGTGTGACAATGGCTGGAGTGGCAAGAACTgtgacatcaacaacaacgaGTGCGAGTCCAACCCCTGCATGAACGGAGGCACCTGCAAGGATATGACCAGCGGATACGTCTGCTCATGTAGAGTGGGCTTCACGg GTCCAAGTTGTCAGACGAACATCAATGAATGTGCCTCCAATCCCTGTCTGAACCAAGGGACCTGCATCGATGATGTCGCTGGCTACAAGTGCAACTGCCTACTTCCTTATACCG gtgATAACTGTGAGACCCTGCTGGCACCCTGCAGCACCAAACCCTGCAAGAACGCAGGTGTGTGTCAGGAGTCTGAGGACTACGAGaacttctcctgtgtgtgtccagaggGCTGGCAAG GCCAGACCTGTGAGGTGGACATTAACGAGTGTGTGAAGAACCCCTGTCTCAATGGGGCCACCTGCGAGAACACCAAAGGCAACTACCGCTGTGGCTGCAAGGCCGGCTACGCTGGCCGCAACTGCGAGACCAACATTGACGACTGCAAGCCCA ACCCCTGCAGCAATGGAGGTTTCTGCCGGGACGAAGTGGACAACTTTGTGTGCACCTGCCTGCCTGGTTTCCGTGGCACTAAGTGTGAGGAGGACATCAATGAGTGCGACAGTAACCCATGTAAGAATGGAGCCAACTGTACAGACTGTGTCAACagctacacctgcacctgtcccTCTGGCTTCAGTGGGATACACTGTGAGAACAACACACCTGACTGcactgagag CTCTTGTTTCAACGGTGGGACGTGTCTGGACGGCATCAACACCTACACCTGCCTGTGTCCACCTGGCTTCACTGGCAGCTACTGCCAACACGACATCAACGAGTGTGACTCCAGGCCCTGCCTGAACGGAGGCACCTGCCAGGACAGCTATGGCACCTACAAGTGTACTTGTCCCCAGGGCTACATTGGACTCAACTGCCAG AATCTGGTACGCTGGTGTGACTCGTCTCCCTGTAAGAACGGGGGCACCTGTTGGCAGACTGGCACCACTTACAGCTGTGAGTGCCAGACCGGCTGGACAGGGCTCTACTGCGATGTGCCAAGCGTCTCCTGCGAGGTGGCTGCCAAACAAAGAG GTGTGGAGGTAGTTGCTCTGTGTCGTAACTCAGGCCAGTGTCTGGACGCGGGGAACACCCACTACTGCCACTGCCAGGCGGGTTACACAGGCAGCTACTGTGAGGAGCAGGTGGATGAGTGCACCCCCAACCCCTGTCAGAACGGAGCCACCTGCACTGACTTCCTAGGAGGGTACTCCTGCAAG tgcaTGGCAGGATACGTCGGGACGAATTGCTCCAACGAGATCAATGAGTGTTTCTCCCAGCCGTGCCAGAACGGGGGCACCTGCATTGACCTGATCAATACCTACAAATGCTCCTGTCCCAGGGGAACCCAAG GCGTTCACTGTGAGATCAACATAGACGACTGCAACCCCTTCACAGACCAAGTCACCAACGAGCCCAAGTGCTTCAACAAGGGGAAGTGTGTGGACAGGGTGGGAGGTTACCACTGTATCTGTCCCGCCGGCTACGTAGGGGAGCGCTGTGAGGGGGACGTCAACGAGTGCCTGTCCAACCCATGTGACCCCCGCGGGACACACAACTGCGTCCAGCTCACCAACAACTACCGCTGCGATTGCCGTACTGGATATACAG GAGAGCATTGTGACACGGTGTTTGACGGCTGTAAGGGCAAACCCTGTCGTAACGGAGGGACATGTGCCGTAGCCAGCAACACTCCTCACGGCTTCATCTGCAAGTGTCCACCT GGCTACACTGGCTCCACCTGTGAGTACGATGCCCACTCCTGTGGCAATCTTCACTGTCGTAACGGTGGCACCTGCGTCTCCGGACACAAGAACCCAAAGTGTCTCTGTACCTCCTCGTTCACGGGGCCAGAGTGTGAATACCCCACAGACAACCCTTGTAACACCAACCTTTGCTACAACGGGGGAACCTGTGAGTACAGCTCAGAGGCTCCGTACTACCACTGCGTCTGCCCCACCAACTTCAACGGCCTGCTATGTCACATCCTGGACTACAGCTTCCTGGGCGGGTTCGGCCGTGACATCACCCCCCCGCCGGAGGTGGAGGTGAGCTGTGAGATCCCCCAGTGTGAGGAAACGAAGGGGAACAAGTTCTGTGATATGTTGTGTAACAACCACGCGTGTGGCTGGGATGGGGGCGACTGCTCGCTCAACTTCAACGACCCGTGGAAGAACTGCACGTCGTCCCTGCAGTGCTGGCGCTACTTCAACGACGGGAAGTGTGACGAGCAGTGCAACAACGCTGGCTGTCTCTACGATGGCTTTGACTGTCAGAACCTGGAGGGCCAGTGCAA TCCTCTGTACGACCAGTACTGTAAAGACCACTATGCAGACGGCCACTGTGACCAGGGCTGCAACAATGCAGAGTGTGAGTGGGACGGTCTGGACTGTGCCAACAACATGCCAGAGAAGCTGGCGGTGGGCCGCCTGGTCATCGTGGTCCACATCATGCCCGACCAGCTCCGGAACAATTCGCTTGGCTTCCTGCGCGAGCTGAGCCGCGTGATCCACACCAATGTGGTGTTCCAGCAGGACGCTAAGGGACAGACGATGATTTACCCGTACTACGGCAGTGAGCAGGAGCTGAAGAAACACAACACGAAGCGCTCGGTGGGCTGGACAGAGATCCCTGACACCGTTCTCAGCTCCATGAAGAACAGCATGTATACTATAGCCAATGGAAGCAGCCGCAGACGCAGGGAGCTGGACCCAATGCAGATCAAAGG CTCCATAGTGTACCTGGAGATTGACAACCGCCAGTGCGTCCAGCAGTCCACGGAGTGCTTCCAGAGTGCCACTGACGTAGCAGCCTTCCTAGGGGCCCTGGCCTCCAGTGGGAACCTCAACGTTCCCTACATCATAGAGGCGGTTCACA GTGAGGTTGACCCCCAGCTTCCGTCGGAGCTCTATCCCATCTACGTGGTCCTAGCCGGACTGGCTCTCCTGGCCTTCGCAGGCGTGGGGATGGTCGCCTCACGGAAGCGTCGTCGCGAGCACGGCCAATTGTGGTTGCCGGAGGGCTTCAAGACCAGTGAGCCCaacaagaagaagaggagggagccCGTCGGGGAGGATTCGGTGGGATTGAA GCCACTGAAAAATTCCTTGGACATATCACTGATGGACAACAACCAGAATGAATGGGGAGAAGAGGAGCCTTCAGACGCCAAGCGCTTTAGG CAGTTTGAGGAGCAGGCGATGCTGGACCTGGACGACCAGACGGACCACCGCCAGTGGACCCAGCAGCACCTGGACGCGGCTGATCTCCGAATCCCCTCCATCGCCCCCACACCACCTCAGGGGGAGATCGAGAACGACTGCATGGACGTCAACGTACGGGGACCAG aTGGCTTCACCCCCCTGATGATCGCCTCCTGCAGTGGTGGAGGTCTGGAAACCGGCAAcagcgaggaggaggaagacgcCTCTGCCAACGTGATCAATGATTTCATCTACCAGGGTGCCAAACTCCACAGTCAGACGGACCGCACGGGGGAGACCGCCCTCCATCTCGCTGCCCGCTACGCCCGCTCCGACGCTGCCAAACGTCTGCTGGAGGCCAGTGCAGATGCCAACATCCAGGACAACATGGGCAAGACCCCGCTACATGCTGCTGTGGCTGCCGACGCTCAGGGCGTCTTCCAG ATTTTGATCAGGAATCGTGCCACAGACCTGGATGCCCGCATGCACGATGGCACCACCCCTCTGATCCTGGCAGCCCGCCTGGCAGTGgagggtatggtggaggagctcaTCAACTGCCACGCTGACGTCAACGCTATCGATGACTTCG GCAAATCTGCTCTGCACTGGGCAGCAGCAGTGAACAACGTGGAAGCAGCTATCGTACTACTGAAGAACGGCGCCAACAAGGACATGCAGAACAACAAG GAGGAGACTCCGCTGTTCCTTGCTGCCAGGGAAGGAAGCTACGAGACGGCCAAGGTCCTGCTGGAGCACTTTGGTAACCGCGAGATAACTGATCACATGGACCGGCTGCCCCGAGACATTGCGCAAGAGAGGATGCACCACGACATTGTCCGTCTCATGGATGAGTACAACCTTGTCCGCAGTGCACCCGTGCACAGCCATGGCCATGGAGGCTCCATGGGCACGACCTTGTCCCCCCCCCTCTGCTCCCCCAATGGCTACCTGGGCAGCATGAAGGTCCAGGGCAAGAAGGCCCGCAAGCCCAGCGCCAAGGGCATTGGCTGCAAGGACGGCAAGGACATGAAGAACAAGAAGAAAGCCTCCCAGGATGGGAAGGGAGGGAGTGTGCTGGATAGCTCAGCTGTTCTGTCCCCGGTGGACTCCCTGGAGTCTCCACACGGTTATATCTCTGACGTGGCGTCTCCTCCCATGATGACGTCCCCCTTCCAGCAGTCCCCGTCCATGTCGCTCAACCACCTCCAGGGGATGTCCGACCCCCACATGGGGGTCAACCACATGGGCATGCCCAACAAGCAGGAGCTGGCACACATGCAGTTCGACCCACTCCCGCCCCGTCTCACCCACCTTCCTGTGTCAGGCTCCAACAGCACAGGGGGCATGAATGGCCAGTGTGATTGGCTCTCCAGGATGCACGCCAGCATGGGCCAGCCCAGCCAGTTCAATCCCATGAGGGTTGGTCCTGTTGGTGGGCAGGGCGGTCTGCACCAGGGGGGCGGGCAGCAAGGCATGATGACCTCTCTCCACAATGGGCTCCCCACCACCAGCCTGTCCCAGATGATGAGCTACCAGGGCCTGCAGAACACCCGGTTGGCCTCGCAGCCCCACCTTCTGCAGCAGGCCCAGCAGCAGATGCAGCAGCAGATGCAGCACCAACAGAACCTGCAGCAGCAGCTCCAGCAGCAGCAACAGAGCATCCAGCTGCAGCACCAGAACTCTAACACTGGCACTAGTGGCCATTCCATCAGCCAGAACTTCATCAGCAGCGAGCTGAGTGGCTCAGAGCTCCAACAGGGCACAGGGAACCAGGGCTCCATGCCTATCCACACCATCCTACCCCAGGAGACCCAGATCATGAGCCAGAACCTGCCCAGCACCCAGtacctcacccctccctcccagcACAGCTACTCCGGCCCCATGGACAACACCCCGAACCACCAGCTACAGGTCCCGGACCACCCctttctaaccccctcccccggGTCTCCCGACCAATGGTCTAGCTCCTCCCCGCATTCTAACATGTCCGACTGGTCAGAGGGCATCTCGAGTCCACCAACCAGCAGCATGCAGTCTCAGATCGGACATATCAGTGACCAGTTCAAGTAG